The window CATGCTGGAGCCGTCGAATCTTTCCGCTTCGTGCCGGGCGAACATCCCGCGCTGCATCCAGGGCAGACGGCACAGGTCGAGCGCGATGGGCGTCTGGTTGGCTTTATCGGGGCGATCCATCCGGAGCTGGCTCGGTCGCTTGGCCTCGAGCAGCCGCTCTATCTCTTCGAATTGGTATTGTCCGAAGTTGCTCAGGGACGCTTGCCGAAGTTCAGCGAACTGTCGCGTTTCCCTGAAGTTCGCCGTGATTTGGCACTGTTGGTGGGGCGTGATGTCGCTGCCGAGGCGGTGCTGGCGACTATCCGTGAGGCGGCCGGTGAGTGGCTAACGGACCTCAGGCTGTTTGACGTGTATCACGGTAAAGGCATTGATCCACATAGAAAAAGCCTGGCCGTCGGCTTGACCTGGCAACATCCATCGCGCACTCTTAATGACGATGAGGTGAGTAGTACAACGCAAAACATCCTTACCTCGCTGGAACAAAGGTTCAATGCCACGTTAAGGAAGTAACGTATGGGGGCTCTGACGAAAGCTGAAATGGCGGAACGTCTGTATGAAGAGCTAGGCCTGAATAAGCGGGAAGCCAAGGAGTTGGTGGAGCTGTTCTTTGAAGAAATCCGGCAGGCGCTGGAGCTTAATGAGCAGGTCAAATTGTCGGGTTTCGGCAATTTTGACCTGCGAGATAAGCGACAGCGCCCGGGACGTAATCCAAAGACAGGAGAAGAGATTCCGATTACGGCTCGCCGTGTCGTCACTTTTCGCCCCGGCCAGAAACTGAAAGCCAGAGTTGAAGCTTATGCTGGAACCAAGTCATAACGACGAGCTTCCGCCGATACCGGGCAAGCGCTACTTCACCATCGGTGAAGTAAGCGATCTTTGTGCGGTGAAGCCGCATGTCCTGCGTTACTGGGAGCAGGAGTTTACTCAGCTCAATCCAGTCAAGCGACGCGGGAATCGCCGCTACTATCAGCGTCAGGATGTGCTGATGATTCGGCAGATTCGGGCCTTGCTTTATGATCAGGGCTTCACCATTGGCGGTGCCCGTCAGCGCCTTTCCGGCGATGAAGCCAAAGACGACACGACTCAATACAAACAACTCATCCGGCAGATGATCGTTGAGCTGGAAGATGTCTTGTTGGTGCTGCGGAAATAGCTCGGCTTTTCAAAAAACTTCCATATTTCATAAGCTTAATGTATAGTTCGATCCGCTTTCAGTAGTAGTCGAGAGCGGTTTGACTTAGTCGGGGCGTAGCGCAGCCTGGTAGCGCACTTGCATGGGGTGCAAGGGGTCGAGTGTTCGAATCACTCCGTCCCGACCAAATAACCCTAGAAAATCCAGTCACTTAGCGGTGACTGGATTTTTTTTATGGGCACTTTTTTTTATTGCTTCTGTACTCGGCTGACATGGTGCCCGTTTGGTGCCCGTTTGTGCTGTAAGGAGGCGACGGATTTGGCACTACCTTGCGAGATGTTTGGCACTTCCTTGCGAGGCTCGTAGCAGCGAATTTTGCAGGGTGTTTGGCACTCGGCCTGTCTGCTGAGAGGGTCGTGCCGATTCGGGCACTGTAGCAGCGATATCAGGTTTCTTCATTGCCGATTGAAAAGCGCGGGCGATGGGGCCAACTCCACCCCGGAGAAACTCATTCCCCACCGCCCGCAACCCGTTGTGCAGCGCGCCTGGTTCAGGCGCAGCCGCTAGTGATCATTGAACCCATACCCCATCATGCTCGATCCGGACGATCTGTCCCATGGGGGAGCGGGTGCCGCCGCCGTCTGTCGACGTGACGGTCTGGTTGTCCAAGATGTAGGCCGTCGCGAGCAGATGTGCTTGGGTGATGGTGCCGTCATTGACCCATTTGAGCGCGTAGCTGGTCGGCCGCTGGACTTGGACCACCAACTCGCCGTCTTCGCCGCCGCTGTTGTCCACGGTAGCCCTCGCAGCGCCTGCATAGGTCAGGTCGGGGGATTCCATGCCGGAGACGCCGAAACCTTCGCTGTCGACTGCCACTATGGTTCCGTAGAACACGTGAGCACCTGCGGCCAGGGGGATTGGGATGATGTCTGGTGCCCATCTTTCAAAGGGACGATCTTTGGCGATGCTGGTCATGCTTCCTCCTAGAGGCGAGTTTTGCCGTGCTTGAGACGAGCCATGCGCAGTACATCTGCGAAGGACTCCTGTTCGGCCTTGAGTGGCGGTAGGCGGTTCCCGTCGATGGTCAGGTTCACCGTGCCGAGTGATTTAGGGGTGTCGTGCATTGCGGCATTGAGCACGCCGTCTGCTGCGGGAATGCTGGGGGTGAGTCGATTACCCACGAACCCACCCGCCGCGAACTTTGGCAGACGCAGGCTGTTGAACTGTTGCAGCAGCTCCGGCCCGTAGTGCTGCACAGCCGCTGCGCGCATCACGAACTCGCCGTTGGAAAGCCGCGCCAGGATGGAGTCGCTGGTGCCTGAGCCAGGGCCTTGGATGAGGCCACCGATGGCATAGCCCGGATAGTTGACCTGCGGGGTTTGCAGGGCCATGGCGTTCATCGCATCGGTGCCTTCGACGTTGTAGGGCACCATACGCACCGGGATGGTCAGCGTCTGGCCGAGATTGGCTGCCAGGGCCTGCATCTGAGAGACAAGCGCGCCTACCGCTTCCTCGTCCATGGTCGGGGTAATCTTCACCTCCTTCAGTTCGTCGGCCTGGGCTTTGAGTAAGGCGATGTTCATGGCGATGACAGCCAGCTTGTTGTCGGCCTCGGTCTGCTCTAGGTCGTTGGCCGCCAGCTCGATGTCCTGCAGCTCCTTGGCGAAGCCGCTGAGGCCATAGGTGTTTTCACCGGCGGCCTGAAGGTCGAGCAGCATCTGCCGCGCTGCTTCGGCCTGGCGCTGAGCCGTCTCGAAATCTCCCTTGCGTAAGGCCTCCTTAGCGCCGACCTTGAGCGCGTTGGCGCTCGCATAGCTGGGTTCTTGGCTGGTACTTGGCAGGTTCAGCTGGGCAATCGTTTGTGCGTATTTCTGCTCGATAGCAAGGCGCTCATCCTTGACCTTCTTGCTGTCGGCGAGCGCCTTTTTCTCGGCGGCCTGAAGGGCTTTGATCGCCGTTTCGGCATCTTTCAATTGCCGATCTTGCAGCGACTTCAGTTCACCAATGTATTGGGTCTGGGCATTCACTTCTTTTTGCCGAGCTTCCTCGGCGGCAGCGTGAGCAGCATCGGCAAGCGCCTTCATCTCGGCATTCATGCCGCTCTGCTGTTCGACCAACTGCACTCGCTCCTTCTTGAGCGCATCCAGCTTGTTTTTCAGCTCGTCGTCCGAGTAGAGCATGTCGACGAGAATATCGCCGACGCTCCAGCCATTGAGGGTCTTTTCGATGGCCTTGATCTCGTTGTCGATCTCGTCGATACGCGTGATGCTGCCGGCCGCCTGAGCGGCCCAAACCGCAATCTGATTTCCCAGTGAGCCGAGGTCGGATATGGCGCCAAGGGCGACCGACCCAAGACGCACGATGGCGGAAGTCACCTGGCCGATTCCTTCAGCTGTGGCTGGGTCTTCGACCTGCTGGCGTAGGGCGTTCAGCGAGTCGATCAGTGGCTGAAGGTTGGTCTTTCCAACGGCCCCGTTTATCGAGTCCGACAAGGCTGTCATGGCGCCGCCTACCGTCTCCGGCAAGCTGGCCGCCTCAGTGCGCAAGGTTTCGAGCTGGCTGGTCAGTGCGTCGGTGACAACGCCCGCTGTCAGCAGGCCTTGCGCGGCCATTTCTTTCAGGGCTGCAACCGGGACACCGATGCCTGCTGCCAAGGCTTGCATGAGCCGCGGCGCCTGTTCTGCCACGGAGTTGAACTCATCGCCTCGCAGTGCGCCGGCCCCGAGTGCCTGGGCGAACTGGATAACGCCGTTCTCGGCCTCCTGAGCGCTTGCGCCCGATACCCGAAAAGCTGTTGCCACCGACTCGGTCAGCTTGATGATGTCCGCCTGAGAGCGGCCAGCCTCCTTGAGTGGGCGGCTGATCCGGCCATAGAGGGTGTAAAGCGATGCCAGTGGCGACTGGGTGGCCGTGGCAATGCGGGCCAGTTCGGCTTGAGCGGTGTTGAATTCTTCCTGCGAACTGGTGGCCAGCTTCAGCCGGGCATTCATCAGGGTGTAAGCATCGGCAGCGCGGGCGATGGCCGCAATGGATTGCACGCCGGCATATGCACCGATGGCGCTGCCAACTCCTGAACCGATGCGATTCGCCAAGGCAGCTTGCGCCCCAGCGATCTGCGCCTGGCGACCGACCGCCTGAGTCGTCTGGACGGCCTCAGTGCGCAACTGGCGTTGCTCTGCGGCCAACTGGCGCGATGCGGTGCTGGTCCTGAGCTGCTGTGCTGCCAAGGCGGCCAGGGCGATCTGCTGTCGAGCTGCGGCACCGTCTAGATTCCGGGTTGCCTGTGCTGCGGCCAGCGTTTCGCCTTGCACCTGTTGCAGGGTGGACGCTTGGCCGAGGGGCTTCCTCAACTGTTCGACCAGCGCCTTGAAGTCGCCACGAAAGCCCTGAGCTGCCCGTTTGGCCTGCTCGGCATCAAGGGAAATGGAAAGCCGGACGTCTGTCATTGCGTTGCCTCAGCAGCCTTTAATGCGGCCAGGAAAAAAGACCAGGGATAGTACGGAGTGTGTACATGCCCAAGGCGCACCAGGGCATGTACACACTTATCAAACTCGCTCAGACCTTGGCGTTTCCGTCGTGGCCGCTCATGACCTTGACGCGACGGAGGAAGTCGAAAAAATCCGGATTCAGCTCCTTGCATACCTGGATCACTTCGCGCAGTTGGGTGGGCCGTAGGGCGTCGATCTGCTCGTCGGCCAGGCTGCTCATGCGCTTCAGGTCGCTGAACGCGCAGTCATTGAAGAAAGCCACATCAATCAAGCCCTCTTCGCTGAACTCGCCGGAGAGCCAGGTGCGCACCTGCATCACGGTCATTTCGCGGACGGTGATGCGGATATCGCCAAAGACCAGCTCGCGGCTGTTGGTTGTATGTTGAGTCACTGTTTTTTCTCCTGGTGCGCTGCGATGAGTGAGTTGACGCAGCGCGTGGGTAGCAAAAGGCCTGAGTGCTAGTCGCTGATGGCGCGATTGAGGGAGAGAATCTTGGCTTCGACATCTGCCAGCTGCGCCTGTAGCGCCTTAAGGTCGCGGTCGGCTTCATTGGCCAACTGCCGACGCGCTTCGGCTGGCGGGTTGTCGCTATTGCCCCAGTCTTCGCCGTAGCGGGCATGCAACGCCTCAAGCAAGCGAGCATGGATAGCCTCTGGAAAGTAGAAGCACAGCTCGGCACCGCTTACGGCAGCACCTAACGCGCCTGCCAATACGTCAACCGATCCCGAGTCTATTTTCTGCCACTCGATCTGACTGTGAGGTCTGGCCTGTCCATGGGTGGCCGGGGTTTCACGTAAGCTCCAGCGGCTGGCAAAACCTTCCCCGCGCTGGTCAATTGCTCGGCGCAGATAGGCGGCGTAATCCGTCAAGGAAATCGGGCCGTACAGCGTCCCGTTGACACGACTCATTGCTGCCGAGATTTTCGAATCCAGTTCGACTTTCAGCT is drawn from Pseudomonas cavernae and contains these coding sequences:
- the ihfA gene encoding integration host factor subunit alpha, with product MGALTKAEMAERLYEELGLNKREAKELVELFFEEIRQALELNEQVKLSGFGNFDLRDKRQRPGRNPKTGEEIPITARRVVTFRPGQKLKARVEAYAGTKS
- a CDS encoding tape measure protein; this translates as MTDVRLSISLDAEQAKRAAQGFRGDFKALVEQLRKPLGQASTLQQVQGETLAAAQATRNLDGAAARQQIALAALAAQQLRTSTASRQLAAEQRQLRTEAVQTTQAVGRQAQIAGAQAALANRIGSGVGSAIGAYAGVQSIAAIARAADAYTLMNARLKLATSSQEEFNTAQAELARIATATQSPLASLYTLYGRISRPLKEAGRSQADIIKLTESVATAFRVSGASAQEAENGVIQFAQALGAGALRGDEFNSVAEQAPRLMQALAAGIGVPVAALKEMAAQGLLTAGVVTDALTSQLETLRTEAASLPETVGGAMTALSDSINGAVGKTNLQPLIDSLNALRQQVEDPATAEGIGQVTSAIVRLGSVALGAISDLGSLGNQIAVWAAQAAGSITRIDEIDNEIKAIEKTLNGWSVGDILVDMLYSDDELKNKLDALKKERVQLVEQQSGMNAEMKALADAAHAAAEEARQKEVNAQTQYIGELKSLQDRQLKDAETAIKALQAAEKKALADSKKVKDERLAIEQKYAQTIAQLNLPSTSQEPSYASANALKVGAKEALRKGDFETAQRQAEAARQMLLDLQAAGENTYGLSGFAKELQDIELAANDLEQTEADNKLAVIAMNIALLKAQADELKEVKITPTMDEEAVGALVSQMQALAANLGQTLTIPVRMVPYNVEGTDAMNAMALQTPQVNYPGYAIGGLIQGPGSGTSDSILARLSNGEFVMRAAAVQHYGPELLQQFNSLRLPKFAAGGFVGNRLTPSIPAADGVLNAAMHDTPKSLGTVNLTIDGNRLPPLKAEQESFADVLRMARLKHGKTRL
- a CDS encoding MerR family transcriptional regulator, which translates into the protein MLEPSHNDELPPIPGKRYFTIGEVSDLCAVKPHVLRYWEQEFTQLNPVKRRGNRRYYQRQDVLMIRQIRALLYDQGFTIGGARQRLSGDEAKDDTTQYKQLIRQMIVELEDVLLVLRK